One Candidatus Krumholzibacteriia bacterium genomic window, GACGCCTGGCGTCGTGCCGGCTTCTCCGCGGGCCAGACACTGCTCGACATCGGCTGCGGTCCCGGCTGGGCCACGCTGGACCTGGCGGCGATCGTTGGCCCGACGGGTCGCGTGCTGGCGCTGGAGCGCTCGCGGCGTTTCCTCGACGTCCTCGAAGCAGAGTGCGCCCGGCGCGGGTTGCAGCAGGTGCAGACGCACGAGCTGGATCTCGACGCGGCGCCGCTTCCCGCCACAGGCGCCAGCGGTGCCTGGGCTCGCTGGATCCTCACCTTCATGCAGCATCCTCGGGATCTACTCGAGCGCGTGAAGGCGGCACTCGCGCCCGGTGCGGTCTTCGTGCTGCACGAATACTTCGAGTATGCCTCCTGGCGACTGGCGCCGAGGTCGCCGGAGTTCGAGGAGTTCGTCGAGCAGGTCATGCGGAGCTGGCGCGCCAGCGGCGGCGAGCCCGACATCGGCCGCATCCTCCCCGTTTGGCTCCAGGAGCTGGGCTTCGAGCTGCGCGAGCTCCGACCCCTGGTGGATGTGGTTCCAGCCACGAGCACCATCTGGCAGTGGCCAAAGGCCTTCGTGCATAGCGGACTGCGCCGTCTGGTGGATCTCGGTCAGTTGGATGCAGAAAGGGCTCGGAAGATCGCCACAGCCTTCGCAGCTGCCGAAGCAGCACCGCATACGCTCATGGTCACGCCCGCGGTGCTGGAGATCATCGCAGTCCGTCGATGAGCCCGACGTTGCGGCTGGGATTGTGGGCTACGCGCGACGTTTGCGGCTGGGGTTGTGGGCAAGGCCCGACGTTGCGGCGGGGCTACGCTTCCAGTGGGGAGAAGGCGAGCTCGAGCAAGGTCTTCTGTTCCATATCGTGCGCTTTCGCCGAGCCTGTGGCGGGGCTGCCGCTCGCGGAGCGCTTGATGCTGCGGCAGGGTGCGGGCGCCGCCAAGCGCTCGAGGAATGGGCGGACGAAGAAGAGCCCGCCCATGTTGGCCGGCTCCTCTTGCACCCACACCACCTCGCGGCGCTGGGTGAAGCTCTCCAGCGCGGCGCGCATCTCCGCTTCGGGGAAGGGATGGAACTGCTCGAGCGCCAGGATGGCGACGTCGTCGCGGCCGCGGGTCTGCCGGGCCGCCCGCAGTTCGTGCACGATCTTACCGCTGGCGACCA contains:
- a CDS encoding methyltransferase domain-containing protein — protein: MGREADYVLGTHDEEIGRLGLQHRVWQPRVLDAWRRAGFSAGQTLLDIGCGPGWATLDLAAIVGPTGRVLALERSRRFLDVLEAECARRGLQQVQTHELDLDAAPLPATGASGAWARWILTFMQHPRDLLERVKAALAPGAVFVLHEYFEYASWRLAPRSPEFEEFVEQVMRSWRASGGEPDIGRILPVWLQELGFELRELRPLVDVVPATSTIWQWPKAFVHSGLRRLVDLGQLDAERARKIATAFAAAEAAPHTLMVTPAVLEIIAVRR